A single region of the Nocardioides sp. W7 genome encodes:
- a CDS encoding MCE family protein: MSRFPRAFAERNRVVIAVVGLTVLGLLFFGAMRITSLPILGDGQVHEAIFTEGGGLRAGDEVRVAGVRVGEVTDVRLDGARVRVSFQAKDVDLPAETTASIEVKSMLGQKFLAVDPLGTGTLSGAIPLERTTTPYDVNAAVSDLSSTFNEIDTAKLEESFDTLATAFENTPESVQKMVGGLTELSRTISSRDTELAGLLEATEGVSGTLAARNSELAALFTDGSELLGELQKRREAVHAMWTGTRDLGVQVRGLVADNDETLAPALEKLDRVSAILNRNQQNLDDALSKLGPYYRVLASATGNGRWVDSYLCGLFDENGDPVLENDVIRDCAPGGAR; encoded by the coding sequence ATGTCCCGGTTCCCACGCGCGTTCGCCGAGCGCAACCGTGTCGTGATCGCCGTGGTCGGCCTGACCGTCCTGGGCCTGCTGTTCTTCGGCGCGATGCGGATCACCTCGCTGCCGATCCTCGGGGACGGCCAGGTACACGAGGCGATCTTCACCGAGGGCGGCGGGCTGCGCGCCGGTGACGAGGTCCGGGTCGCCGGGGTTCGGGTCGGCGAGGTGACCGACGTCCGGCTCGACGGCGCCCGGGTCCGGGTCAGCTTCCAGGCCAAGGACGTCGACCTGCCCGCCGAGACGACCGCGTCGATCGAGGTCAAGTCGATGCTGGGGCAGAAGTTCCTCGCCGTGGACCCGCTCGGCACCGGCACTCTGTCGGGGGCGATCCCGCTGGAGCGCACCACGACGCCGTACGACGTGAACGCGGCGGTCTCGGACCTCTCCAGCACCTTCAACGAGATCGACACCGCCAAGCTGGAGGAGAGCTTCGACACGCTCGCGACGGCCTTCGAGAACACCCCGGAGTCGGTGCAGAAGATGGTCGGCGGGCTCACCGAGCTCTCGCGCACCATCTCCTCGCGTGACACCGAGCTGGCCGGGCTGCTGGAGGCCACCGAGGGGGTCAGCGGCACCCTGGCTGCTCGCAACAGCGAGCTCGCCGCCCTGTTCACCGACGGCTCCGAGCTGCTCGGGGAGCTGCAGAAGCGGCGCGAGGCGGTGCACGCGATGTGGACCGGCACCCGCGACCTCGGCGTCCAGGTGCGTGGCCTGGTCGCCGACAACGACGAGACGCTGGCGCCTGCGCTGGAGAAGCTCGACCGGGTCTCGGCGATCCTCAACCGGAACCAGCAGAACCTCGACGACGCGTTGTCCAAGCTCGGCCCCTACTACCGGGTCCTGGCCTCCGCGACCGGCAACGGCCGGTGGGTCGACTCCTACCTGTGCGGGCTGTTCGACGAGAACGGCGATCCGGTGCTCGAGAACGACGTGATCCGCGACTGCGCACCCGGAGGTGCCCGATGA
- a CDS encoding MCE family protein, with protein sequence MTSTRMRRWLVAGLVAGLIVAGALGARSLLRTEPVTFTALFDSTVGLYPGSDVQVLGVPVGTVTEVSAEGEAVRVTMELDPDQAVAADTLAVIVAPTMVSDRFVQLTEPWLEDSGTKRLASGAVIEQDRTAVPVEIDDLYSGLKDMSEALGPRGANKNGALSKLLKVGAANLEGQGAGLNTMIREFGAASATLSDLDETFFGTMANLDEFNTMLAENDETVATVNEQFADVAGFLAEDREEMGEAAHELAGAMAVLDDFIRENRGNLQTSVENLVPTTRALHRQRESLEEMIRLAPLLLHNLRDAYDPAYNLIGGRGNVNEVSIWSTDGLNARSSDSAPPTMLDGGTTDRTER encoded by the coding sequence ATGACCAGCACGAGGATGCGACGCTGGCTGGTGGCCGGCCTGGTGGCCGGCCTGATCGTGGCCGGAGCGCTCGGCGCGAGGTCGCTGCTCCGCACCGAGCCGGTGACGTTCACCGCCCTGTTCGACTCCACCGTGGGGCTCTACCCCGGGTCGGACGTGCAGGTGCTCGGCGTGCCCGTCGGCACGGTCACCGAGGTGTCGGCCGAGGGTGAGGCGGTGCGGGTCACCATGGAGCTCGACCCCGACCAGGCGGTCGCCGCCGACACCTTGGCCGTGATCGTCGCGCCCACCATGGTCAGCGACCGGTTCGTGCAGCTGACCGAGCCGTGGCTGGAGGACTCCGGCACGAAGCGACTGGCCAGCGGCGCGGTGATCGAGCAGGACCGGACCGCCGTACCGGTGGAGATCGACGACCTCTACAGCGGGCTGAAGGACATGTCCGAGGCCCTCGGACCTCGCGGGGCCAACAAGAACGGCGCCCTGAGCAAGCTGCTCAAGGTCGGCGCCGCGAACCTGGAGGGCCAGGGCGCGGGGTTGAACACCATGATCCGCGAGTTCGGTGCGGCGAGCGCCACGCTGTCCGACCTCGACGAGACCTTCTTCGGCACCATGGCGAACCTCGACGAGTTCAACACGATGCTCGCCGAGAACGACGAGACCGTCGCGACGGTGAACGAGCAGTTCGCCGACGTCGCCGGCTTCCTGGCCGAGGACCGGGAGGAGATGGGGGAGGCCGCCCACGAGCTGGCCGGCGCGATGGCCGTGCTCGACGACTTCATCCGGGAGAACCGCGGGAACCTCCAGACGAGTGTCGAGAACCTGGTGCCGACGACCCGGGCGCTGCACCGGCAGCGCGAGTCGCTGGAGGAGATGATCCGGCTCGCGCCGCTGCTGTTGCACAACCTGCGCGACGCCTACGACCCCGCCTACAACCTGATCGGTGGGCGCGGCAACGTCAACGAGGTCTCCATCTGGAGCACCGACGGACTCAACGCCCGCAGCTCCGACTCAGCCCCGCCGACCATGCTCGACGGCGGCACGACGGACAGGACTGAGCGATGA
- a CDS encoding MCE family protein: MSAITRPHAPRRAGRRAGLAGVALGLAALLTGCGLGKDLYNTPLPGGADVGEDPISVTADFRDVVDLVPQSSVKVENIAVGRVSDIELNPDGRSARVTLLMRRDVDLPVGTTARLQQTSLLGEKYIALLRPVEGAAGAGSLSSGAHIPIEETSQVAEVEQVLGALSLVVNGGGLGKFREISRELQQVSTGRPEEIRGFLRNMETFVGSLDSRKASITDALDAVAALSATLDADRDKIATALEGLSPGMQVLVEQRDQLVEMLTALDKLSDATVRTLDASQEDMVEDMKLLEPILRELAESGAALPKSLELLLTFPFPDSVLDAIKGDYLNVFVTATYTSLPDSCTGFGCPWPQLPDLGTNPPIDLLAPSASASPSASPSAAGAPSKAKPGAPTTGKPSPTGPADPTGPTGPSGSASPSPSAPGSSGAASPSPSLLPPTDSAMPGLGEPSVQVPITDTPSGAATTPGGED, translated from the coding sequence ATGAGTGCCATCACCCGCCCCCACGCCCCGCGGCGGGCCGGCCGACGAGCCGGACTTGCCGGGGTGGCACTGGGCCTGGCCGCGTTGTTGACCGGCTGCGGTCTGGGCAAGGACCTCTACAACACCCCGCTGCCCGGAGGCGCCGACGTCGGCGAGGACCCGATCAGCGTCACGGCGGACTTCCGTGACGTGGTCGACCTGGTGCCGCAGAGCAGCGTCAAGGTCGAGAACATCGCGGTCGGCCGGGTCTCGGACATCGAGCTCAACCCGGACGGCCGCAGCGCGCGAGTCACCCTGCTGATGCGTCGCGACGTCGACCTGCCCGTCGGCACCACCGCCCGGCTGCAGCAGACCTCGTTGCTGGGCGAGAAGTACATCGCCCTGCTCCGGCCCGTCGAGGGCGCGGCAGGCGCCGGCTCGCTGAGCTCGGGGGCGCACATCCCGATCGAGGAGACCAGCCAGGTGGCCGAGGTCGAGCAGGTTCTCGGGGCGCTGTCACTCGTGGTCAACGGCGGCGGGCTCGGCAAGTTCCGCGAGATCTCGCGCGAGCTCCAGCAGGTCTCGACCGGGCGCCCCGAGGAGATCCGCGGCTTCCTGCGCAACATGGAGACCTTCGTGGGCTCGCTGGACTCGCGCAAGGCGTCGATCACCGACGCGCTCGACGCCGTCGCTGCCCTGTCCGCGACCCTGGACGCCGACCGGGACAAGATCGCGACGGCCCTGGAGGGCCTCAGCCCCGGCATGCAGGTGCTCGTCGAGCAGCGCGACCAGCTGGTCGAGATGCTCACCGCGCTGGACAAGCTCAGCGACGCCACCGTGCGCACCCTGGACGCCTCCCAGGAGGACATGGTCGAGGACATGAAGCTGCTCGAGCCGATCCTGCGGGAGCTGGCCGAGTCCGGGGCGGCGCTGCCGAAGTCCCTGGAGCTGCTGCTGACCTTCCCGTTCCCCGACTCCGTGCTGGATGCGATCAAGGGCGACTACCTGAACGTCTTTGTCACGGCCACCTACACCTCGCTGCCAGACAGCTGCACCGGCTTCGGATGCCCCTGGCCGCAACTGCCGGACCTCGGGACAAACCCGCCGATCGATCTGCTCGCCCCGTCTGCGTCGGCGTCCCCCTCGGCGTCCCCGTCCGCGGCCGGTGCCCCCAGCAAGGCGAAGCCGGGCGCCCCGACCACCGGGAAGCCCAGTCCGACCGGACCGGCCGACCCGACCGGTCCCACCGGCCCGAGCGGCAGCGCGTCCCCGTCGCCGAGTGCGCCCGGATCGTCCGGTGCCGCCTCGCCCTCGCCGAGCCTGCTTCCGCCCACCGACTCGGCGATGCCGGGCCTGGGGGAGCCGTCGGTGCAGGTGCCGATCACCGATACGCCCTCGGGCGCCGCGACCACCCCGGGAGGGGAGGACTGA